One segment of Enterobacter ludwigii DNA contains the following:
- the proY gene encoding proline-specific permease ProY has translation MESTNKLKRGLSTRHIRFMALGSAIGTGLFYGSADAIKMAGPSVLLAYIIGGVAAYIIMRALGEMSVHNPSASSFSRYAQENLGPLAGFITGWTYCFEILIVAIADVTAFGIYMGVWFPAVPHWIWVLSVVLIICAVNLMSVKVFGELEFWFSFFKVATIIIMIIAGFGIIIWGIGNGGQPTGIHNLWSNGGFFSNGWLGMVMSLQMVMFAYGGIEIIGITAGEAKDPEKSIPRAINSVPMRILVFYVGTLFVIMSIYPWNQVGTNGSPFVLTFQHMGIAFAASILNFVVLTASLSAINSDVFGVGRMLHGMAEQGSAPKVFAKTSRRGTPWVTVMVMTVALLLSVYLNYIMPENVFLVIASLATFATVWVWIMILLSQIAFRRRLSPEEAKALKFKVPGGVVTTAVGLVFLVFIIALIGYHPDTRISLYVGCAWIVLLLLGWMFKCRRDRQLAQAQ, from the coding sequence ATGGAAAGCACTAACAAACTCAAACGTGGACTCAGCACCCGCCACATTCGCTTTATGGCGCTGGGATCCGCTATCGGTACCGGTCTTTTTTATGGCTCGGCAGATGCCATTAAAATGGCCGGTCCCAGCGTTCTGCTGGCCTACATCATCGGTGGCGTGGCCGCGTATATTATCATGCGCGCCCTCGGGGAGATGTCGGTTCACAATCCGTCTGCCAGTTCGTTCTCGCGCTATGCGCAGGAAAACTTAGGCCCGCTGGCGGGCTTCATCACCGGCTGGACCTACTGCTTCGAAATTCTGATTGTGGCTATTGCCGACGTTACCGCCTTTGGCATCTACATGGGCGTCTGGTTCCCCGCGGTTCCGCACTGGATCTGGGTGCTGAGCGTGGTGCTGATCATCTGTGCCGTCAACCTGATGAGCGTGAAGGTGTTTGGTGAACTGGAGTTCTGGTTCTCCTTCTTCAAAGTTGCCACCATTATCATCATGATTATCGCGGGCTTCGGGATCATCATCTGGGGTATCGGCAACGGCGGTCAGCCAACGGGGATCCATAACCTCTGGAGCAACGGCGGCTTCTTCAGCAACGGCTGGCTCGGTATGGTGATGTCGCTGCAGATGGTCATGTTTGCCTACGGCGGGATCGAGATTATCGGCATTACCGCCGGGGAAGCGAAAGACCCGGAGAAATCCATTCCGCGCGCCATCAACTCAGTGCCAATGCGTATTCTGGTGTTCTATGTGGGGACGCTGTTCGTCATTATGTCCATCTACCCGTGGAACCAGGTGGGCACTAACGGCAGCCCGTTTGTGCTGACCTTCCAGCATATGGGCATCGCGTTTGCCGCCAGCATCCTGAACTTTGTGGTGCTGACCGCCTCGCTTTCGGCAATCAACAGTGACGTCTTTGGCGTGGGCCGCATGCTGCACGGAATGGCGGAGCAGGGCAGTGCGCCTAAGGTGTTTGCCAAAACCTCTCGTCGCGGCACGCCGTGGGTGACGGTAATGGTGATGACCGTAGCCCTGCTGCTGTCGGTCTACCTGAACTACATCATGCCGGAGAATGTGTTCCTGGTGATTGCGTCGCTGGCGACCTTCGCGACCGTGTGGGTGTGGATCATGATCCTGTTGTCGCAGATTGCGTTCCGTCGCCGTCTGTCACCGGAAGAGGCGAAAGCGCTGAAGTTCAAAGTGCCGGGTGGGGTGGTGACAACCGCTGTCGGTCTGGTCTTCCTGGTCTTTATCATCGCCCTGATTGGCTATCATCCGGATACCCGTATCTCCCTTTACGTGGGCTGTGCGTGGATCGTCCTGCTGCTGCTGGGCTGGATGTTCAAATGCCGCCGCGACCGTCAGCTGGCGCAGGCACAGTAA
- the malZ gene encoding maltodextrin glucosidase → MLNAWHLPVAPFVKQNKDNLVITLWLAGENQPERVTLRAEIDNEETALKMHKQRSQPQPGITAWRANIDLTRGQPRRRYSFKLLWNNRQLWFTPQGFSRFPPARLEQFAVDYPDNGPQWVNDQVFYQIFPDRFARSEKRTADQDKVYYHHAAGHDIILKAWDEPLTAQAGGSTFYGGDLDGISEKLPYLKKLGVTALYLNPVFKAPSVHKYDTEDYRHVDEQFGGDAALLRLRQNTKNEGMRLILDGVFNHSGDSHAWFDRHNQSMSGACHNPDSPQRNWYSFNEEGYALDWLGYPSLPKLDFQSPSLVNEIYGGEDSVVRHWLKAPWNMDGWRLDVVHMLGEAGGARNNLQHVAGITRSAKAAQPEAFVFGEHFGDARQWLQADAEDSAMNYRGFTFPLWGFLANTDISYDPQHIDAETCMAWMDNYRASLSHQQQLRMFNQLDSHDTARFKSLLGRDVARLPLAVTWLFTWPGVPCIYYGDEVGLEGNNDPFCRKTFSWDPAKQDNALLSLYQRLAKLRKQNQALRYGGCQVVYAHDNVVVFARVYNQQRVLVAINRGEACEVVLDDSPLLHVKAWQRKEGKGTIQEGILSLPAISASVWFGN, encoded by the coding sequence ATGTTAAACGCCTGGCACCTTCCGGTTGCCCCATTTGTTAAGCAAAACAAAGACAACCTTGTGATTACGCTCTGGCTGGCGGGGGAAAATCAGCCTGAACGCGTGACGCTACGCGCCGAAATTGATAACGAAGAGACCGCGCTGAAAATGCATAAGCAGCGCAGCCAGCCGCAGCCCGGGATCACGGCGTGGCGGGCAAACATCGATTTAACCCGTGGACAGCCGCGTCGTCGCTACAGTTTTAAACTGCTGTGGAATAACCGCCAGCTGTGGTTTACCCCGCAGGGGTTTAGCCGTTTTCCGCCGGCCCGGCTGGAGCAATTTGCCGTCGATTACCCGGACAATGGCCCGCAATGGGTTAACGATCAGGTGTTTTACCAGATTTTCCCGGACCGCTTTGCCCGCAGCGAAAAGCGCACTGCAGACCAGGACAAGGTTTATTACCACCACGCAGCAGGTCACGACATTATCCTCAAAGCATGGGATGAACCGCTGACCGCGCAGGCGGGTGGCTCGACGTTTTACGGTGGCGATCTCGACGGGATCAGCGAAAAACTCCCGTACCTGAAAAAACTGGGCGTGACGGCGCTGTACCTTAACCCGGTGTTTAAAGCCCCGAGCGTGCATAAATACGACACCGAAGATTATCGTCATGTTGATGAGCAGTTTGGCGGCGATGCGGCGCTGCTGCGCCTGCGACAGAACACTAAAAACGAAGGGATGCGCCTGATTCTGGACGGCGTGTTCAACCACAGCGGGGATTCGCACGCGTGGTTTGACCGTCATAACCAGTCGATGAGCGGGGCATGCCATAACCCGGATTCGCCGCAGCGTAACTGGTACAGCTTTAATGAAGAGGGCTACGCGCTGGACTGGCTGGGCTACCCAAGCCTGCCGAAGCTGGATTTCCAGTCGCCTTCTCTGGTCAACGAAATCTACGGCGGTGAAGACAGCGTTGTCCGCCACTGGCTTAAGGCGCCATGGAACATGGACGGCTGGCGTCTTGACGTGGTGCATATGCTGGGTGAAGCGGGCGGAGCGCGTAATAACCTTCAGCACGTTGCAGGTATCACCCGCTCAGCGAAAGCCGCGCAGCCGGAGGCCTTTGTCTTTGGCGAGCATTTTGGCGATGCGCGCCAGTGGCTGCAAGCCGATGCAGAAGATTCGGCCATGAACTACCGCGGTTTTACCTTCCCGCTATGGGGATTTCTGGCGAACACCGATATCTCCTACGATCCGCAGCATATCGACGCCGAAACCTGTATGGCATGGATGGATAACTACCGCGCCAGCCTGTCGCATCAGCAGCAGTTGCGGATGTTTAACCAGCTGGACAGCCACGATACCGCACGTTTTAAATCCCTGCTTGGCAGGGATGTGGCGCGCCTGCCGCTGGCCGTTACCTGGCTCTTCACCTGGCCTGGCGTGCCGTGCATTTACTACGGTGATGAGGTGGGGCTGGAGGGGAACAACGATCCCTTCTGCCGCAAAACCTTCTCCTGGGACCCGGCGAAGCAGGACAATGCGCTGCTCAGCCTGTACCAGCGTCTGGCTAAGCTTCGTAAACAGAACCAGGCGCTGCGTTACGGTGGCTGTCAGGTGGTGTATGCCCACGATAACGTGGTGGTGTTTGCCCGCGTCTACAACCAGCAACGCGTGCTGGTCGCCATCAACCGCGGAGAAGCCTGTGAAGTGGTGCTGGATGACTCTCCGTTGCTGCACGTGAAGGCGTGGCAACGCAAAGAGGGTAAAGGCACGATTCAGGAAGGCATTCTCTCCTTACCGGCCATTTCCGCCTCCGTCTGGTTCGGAAATTAA
- a CDS encoding hydrolase: MSIRELIDPSNSVLIFIDHQPQMSFGVANIDRQLLKNNTVALAKAGKIFDVPVIYTSVETKSFSGYIWPELLAVHPAVKPIERTSMNSWEDDAFVAAVKATGRKKLIISALWTEVCLTFPALMALDEGFEVYVVTDTSGGTSVDAHERAIDRMVQAGAVPVTWQQVLLEYQRDWSRKGTYDAVMDLVREHSGAYGMGVDYAYTLVHGAPERKA; encoded by the coding sequence ATGTCTATTCGTGAACTGATTGACCCGTCCAATTCCGTACTGATTTTTATCGATCACCAACCGCAAATGTCTTTTGGCGTGGCAAATATTGACCGTCAGTTATTAAAGAATAATACGGTGGCTCTGGCAAAAGCAGGCAAAATTTTTGATGTTCCGGTTATCTACACCTCTGTCGAAACAAAAAGCTTTAGCGGATACATCTGGCCAGAATTGCTGGCGGTTCACCCGGCGGTTAAACCGATTGAACGTACCTCTATGAACTCCTGGGAAGACGATGCGTTTGTTGCGGCAGTGAAAGCAACGGGCCGCAAGAAACTTATCATCTCAGCCCTGTGGACCGAAGTTTGCCTGACCTTCCCGGCGCTGATGGCTCTGGATGAAGGGTTTGAAGTTTATGTAGTGACCGATACTTCCGGCGGTACCTCCGTAGATGCCCATGAACGTGCGATTGACCGTATGGTTCAAGCGGGCGCGGTTCCTGTGACCTGGCAGCAGGTGCTGCTTGAGTATCAGCGCGACTGGTCTCGCAAAGGCACTTACGACGCGGTCATGGACCTGGTCCGTGAGCACAGCGGTGCTTATGGCATGGGCGTTGACTATGCCTACACCCTCGTTCACGGCGCGCCAGAACGCAAAGCGTAA
- a CDS encoding antibiotic biosynthesis monooxygenase, which translates to MAHTSHVTLVITHTLLPGQAERYEQWLGKIMPIAAEFPGHLGANVIRPTDGQHLWTVIIRFDTLEHLSAWTQSDTRNALVKEIEPLLAEGDKTEVRTEAAFWFTPPEPHVRKPKQWKQFLITLLVIFPSTNLVPLVTGALLPGLKGTLLLHLINDACVVALVVWLWMPIVTRLFAGWLKKA; encoded by the coding sequence ATGGCGCACACATCGCATGTCACGCTGGTGATCACCCACACCTTGCTGCCGGGTCAGGCTGAGCGATACGAACAGTGGCTGGGTAAGATCATGCCCATCGCGGCGGAATTTCCGGGACATCTTGGCGCGAACGTCATCCGCCCGACCGACGGACAACATCTGTGGACGGTGATAATCCGTTTCGACACCCTCGAACACCTCTCTGCGTGGACCCAGTCCGATACCCGTAATGCGCTGGTAAAAGAGATTGAACCGCTGCTGGCGGAAGGCGATAAAACCGAAGTGCGTACCGAGGCGGCGTTCTGGTTTACCCCACCGGAGCCTCACGTGCGTAAGCCTAAACAGTGGAAACAGTTTCTCATTACCCTGCTGGTTATCTTTCCCAGTACCAACCTGGTACCGCTGGTCACCGGTGCGTTGCTTCCTGGCCTGAAAGGTACGTTGTTGCTGCATCTGATTAACGATGCCTGTGTGGTCGCGCTGGTGGTCTGGCTGTGGATGCCCATCGTGACCCGTCTGTTTGCCGGATGGCTCAAAAAAGCCTGA
- a CDS encoding amidohydrolase: MSQTATLILTKGKIHTLDREKPLTEAVAIANGKILATGNHDRIMSYATQGTQIVDLKGSTVIPGLNDSHLHLIRGGLNYNLELRWEGVPSLADALRMLKDQADRTPSPQWVRVVGGWSEFQFAERRMPTIEELNEAAPDTPVFVLHLYDRALLNRAALKAVGYTKETPNPPGGEIVRDNHGNPTGLLIAKPNAMILYATLAKGPKLPIEQQVNSTRQFMRELNRLGLTSAIDAGGGFQNYPEDYEVIAELHAKEQMTVRIAYNLFTQRPKQELEDFERWTDMLKPGQGTDFYRANGAGEMLVFSAADFEDFLQPRPDLPQGMEDELERVVRHLVENRWPFRLHATYDESISRMLDVFEKVNREIPFNGLHWFFDHAETITERNIERVKALGGGIAVQHRMAFQGEYFVDRYGKEAVKHTPPVAKMLELDVPVGLGTDATRVASYNPWTALYWLVSGRTVGGLAMYDDNNRLPREVALELWTAGSAWFSSEQGKKGRLVEGQLADLVVLSKDYFSVTEEEIKGIESVLTVVDGKVVYAAGHFSPLSPPPIPVVPAWSPVVKVPGHYRSAPPAASKVGAVVQMHQCIGSCGVHGHAHGIARQSDIPVSDDQAFWGVLGCSCFAF; the protein is encoded by the coding sequence ATGTCTCAAACTGCCACACTGATCTTAACCAAAGGTAAGATCCATACCCTCGATCGCGAAAAGCCGCTCACGGAAGCGGTGGCTATTGCTAACGGCAAGATCCTGGCGACGGGCAACCACGATCGCATTATGAGCTATGCGACACAGGGAACGCAGATTGTCGATCTGAAGGGAAGTACGGTGATCCCCGGGCTTAACGATTCGCACCTGCACCTGATCCGCGGCGGGCTGAACTACAACCTCGAGCTGCGCTGGGAAGGCGTACCGTCGCTGGCGGATGCGCTAAGGATGTTGAAAGATCAGGCCGATCGTACACCTTCACCTCAGTGGGTTCGGGTGGTGGGCGGCTGGAGCGAGTTTCAGTTCGCCGAACGCCGGATGCCGACCATCGAAGAGCTTAACGAGGCGGCACCGGATACGCCGGTGTTTGTCCTGCACCTCTACGATCGTGCCCTGCTTAACCGCGCTGCGTTGAAAGCTGTCGGCTACACCAAAGAGACGCCAAACCCGCCGGGCGGGGAGATTGTGCGTGATAACCACGGCAACCCGACCGGGCTGCTGATCGCTAAACCTAACGCGATGATCCTCTACGCCACGCTGGCAAAAGGACCGAAACTCCCCATTGAGCAGCAGGTTAACTCCACGCGCCAGTTTATGCGTGAGCTTAACCGTCTGGGGCTGACCAGCGCCATTGATGCCGGCGGCGGCTTCCAGAACTACCCGGAAGATTACGAGGTGATTGCCGAACTGCACGCCAAAGAGCAGATGACGGTGCGTATTGCCTACAACCTCTTCACCCAGCGCCCTAAACAGGAGCTGGAGGATTTTGAGCGCTGGACCGATATGCTCAAACCGGGGCAGGGCACAGACTTTTATCGTGCGAACGGGGCAGGAGAGATGCTGGTCTTCTCGGCGGCGGATTTTGAAGATTTCCTCCAGCCGCGCCCGGATCTGCCGCAAGGGATGGAAGACGAGCTGGAACGCGTGGTGCGCCACCTGGTGGAAAACCGCTGGCCGTTCCGGCTGCATGCCACCTATGACGAATCCATCAGCCGGATGCTGGATGTCTTTGAGAAGGTGAACCGTGAGATTCCGTTTAACGGCCTGCACTGGTTCTTTGACCATGCGGAGACCATTACCGAGCGTAATATCGAGCGCGTCAAAGCGTTGGGGGGCGGTATTGCGGTACAGCACCGTATGGCGTTCCAGGGCGAATATTTCGTCGACCGCTACGGCAAAGAGGCGGTGAAACACACGCCGCCGGTGGCGAAAATGCTGGAACTGGACGTGCCGGTTGGGCTAGGTACCGACGCAACCCGTGTGGCGAGCTATAACCCGTGGACGGCGCTCTACTGGCTGGTCTCCGGGCGAACCGTCGGCGGCCTGGCGATGTATGACGACAATAACCGCCTGCCGCGTGAGGTAGCGCTGGAGCTGTGGACCGCAGGCAGCGCGTGGTTTTCCAGCGAACAGGGTAAAAAAGGCCGTCTGGTTGAAGGGCAGCTTGCGGACCTTGTGGTGCTGTCGAAAGATTACTTCAGCGTGACGGAAGAGGAGATCAAGGGCATTGAATCGGTGCTGACCGTTGTGGATGGCAAGGTCGTGTATGCCGCCGGTCATTTCAGTCCGCTGTCACCGCCGCCGATCCCGGTTGTGCCGGCGTGGTCACCGGTCGTGAAAGTCCCGGGGCATTACCGCTCTGCGCCGCCTGCAGCCAGTAAAGTGGGGGCGGTGGTACAGATGCACCAGTGCATTGGTAGCTGCGGGGTGCATGGCCATGCGCACGGCATTGCGCGGCAATCGGATATCCCGGTATCTGATGACCAGGCATTCTGGGGCGTGCTGGGGTGCTCGTGCTTCGCGTTTTAA
- a CDS encoding peroxiredoxin, whose product MVLVTRPAPDFTAAAVLGNGEIVENFNFKQHTNGKATVLFFWPMDFTFVCPSELIAFDKRYEEFQKRGVEVVGVSFDSEFVHNAWRNTPVDKGGIGAVKYAMVADIKREIQQAYGIEHPDAGVALRGSFLIDANGIVRHQVVNDLPLGRNIDEMLRMVDALQFHEEHGEVCPAQWEKGKEGMNASPDGVAKYLSENVSSL is encoded by the coding sequence ATGGTTCTGGTAACTCGTCCGGCTCCGGATTTTACAGCTGCAGCAGTTCTGGGCAACGGTGAAATCGTTGAAAACTTCAACTTCAAACAGCACACCAACGGTAAAGCGACCGTTCTGTTCTTCTGGCCAATGGACTTCACTTTCGTTTGCCCGTCTGAGCTGATCGCATTCGACAAACGTTACGAAGAATTCCAGAAGCGTGGCGTAGAAGTTGTAGGCGTCTCCTTCGACTCTGAATTTGTACACAACGCATGGCGTAACACCCCTGTCGACAAAGGCGGCATCGGTGCGGTGAAATACGCAATGGTTGCGGACATCAAACGCGAAATCCAGCAGGCTTACGGTATCGAACATCCGGACGCTGGTGTTGCACTGCGCGGTTCTTTCCTGATCGACGCAAACGGCATCGTTCGTCACCAGGTTGTTAACGATCTGCCACTGGGTCGTAACATCGACGAAATGCTGCGCATGGTTGACGCGCTGCAGTTCCACGAAGAGCACGGTGAAGTGTGCCCGGCTCAGTGGGAAAAAGGTAAAGAAGGTATGAACGCGTCTCCGGACGGCGTTGCTAAATACCTGTCTGAGAACGTATCCAGCCTGTAA
- the acpH gene encoding ACP phosphodiesterase, with product MNFLAHLHLAHLADSSLSGNLLADFVRGNPADAYSAEVVDGIFMHRRIDVLTDNLPEVQEAKAWFRPETRRVAPITLDVMWDHFLSRHWETLSPEMPLNAFVRYAHQQVSIILPDSPPRFVNLNNYLWSERWLERYREMDFIQNVLNGMASRRPRLDALRDSWHDLDAHYEALETRFWQFYPRMMTQAKNKQL from the coding sequence ATGAATTTTCTCGCTCACCTGCATCTTGCTCATCTCGCTGACAGCTCTCTTTCCGGCAATCTGCTGGCCGATTTCGTGCGCGGTAATCCCGCCGACGCGTACTCCGCAGAGGTTGTCGACGGGATTTTTATGCATCGCCGTATCGACGTACTGACCGATAACCTGCCGGAAGTCCAGGAAGCCAAAGCGTGGTTCCGCCCTGAAACGCGGCGCGTCGCACCGATCACGCTCGATGTAATGTGGGACCATTTCCTCTCGCGGCACTGGGAAACACTCTCTCCTGAGATGCCCCTAAACGCGTTCGTGCGCTATGCCCACCAACAGGTGTCCATTATTTTGCCGGATTCGCCGCCGCGCTTTGTGAATCTGAATAACTATCTCTGGTCAGAACGCTGGCTTGAGCGCTATCGCGAGATGGACTTTATACAGAATGTGTTAAACGGGATGGCGAGTCGCCGACCGCGACTCGACGCGCTGCGCGATTCCTGGCATGACCTGGACGCCCACTACGAGGCGCTGGAGACACGGTTCTGGCAGTTCTACCCGCGTATGATGACCCAGGCGAAAAACAAACAGCTATAA
- the queA gene encoding tRNA preQ1(34) S-adenosylmethionine ribosyltransferase-isomerase QueA, whose protein sequence is MRVADFSFELPESLIAHYPMPERSSCRLLSLDGPTGELTHGTFTDLLDKLNPGDLLVFNNTRVIPARLFGRKASGGKIEVLVERMLDDKRILAHIRASKAPKPGAELLLGDDESIRATMTARHDALFEVAFNDERTVLDILNAIGHMPLPPYIERPDEEADRELYQTVYSQKPGAVAAPTAGLHFDEPLLEKLRAKGIEMAFVTLHVGAGTFQPVRVDSIEDHIMHSEYAEVPQEVVDAVLAAKARGNRVVAVGTTSVRSLESAAQAAKNDLIEPFFGDTQIFIYPGYQYNVIDALVTNFHLPESTLIMLVSAFAGYQHTMAAYKSAVEQKYRFFSYGDAMFITYNPQALNERVGE, encoded by the coding sequence ATGCGCGTCGCCGATTTCTCCTTTGAACTACCTGAATCCCTGATTGCTCACTACCCAATGCCTGAGCGCAGTAGCTGTCGTTTGCTGTCACTGGATGGGCCGACGGGCGAGCTGACGCACGGTACTTTCACCGATTTGCTCGACAAGCTCAACCCTGGCGATCTGCTGGTCTTTAACAATACCCGGGTGATCCCGGCGCGTCTGTTTGGCCGTAAAGCCAGCGGCGGCAAGATTGAAGTGCTGGTCGAACGTATGCTTGATGATAAACGTATTCTGGCACATATTCGCGCCTCTAAAGCGCCGAAGCCGGGTGCAGAGCTGCTGCTTGGCGATGATGAGAGCATCCGTGCAACCATGACCGCGCGTCACGATGCGCTGTTTGAGGTGGCGTTCAATGACGAGCGCACGGTGCTCGACATCCTGAACGCGATCGGCCATATGCCGCTGCCCCCTTACATCGAGCGCCCGGACGAAGAGGCTGACCGCGAGCTGTACCAGACCGTCTACAGCCAGAAACCTGGCGCGGTCGCCGCGCCGACGGCGGGCCTGCATTTTGATGAACCGCTGCTGGAAAAATTGCGCGCGAAAGGTATCGAGATGGCCTTCGTGACCCTGCATGTCGGTGCGGGTACGTTCCAGCCGGTGCGCGTGGACAGCATCGAAGACCACATCATGCACTCCGAATATGCCGAAGTGCCGCAAGAGGTGGTGGATGCCGTTCTGGCCGCCAAAGCACGCGGTAACCGCGTTGTGGCAGTGGGCACCACGTCGGTACGCTCCCTTGAGAGCGCCGCGCAGGCCGCCAAAAATGACCTGATTGAGCCTTTCTTTGGCGATACGCAGATCTTTATCTACCCGGGCTATCAGTACAACGTGATTGATGCCCTGGTAACCAACTTCCATCTGCCTGAATCAACGCTGATTATGCTGGTGTCCGCTTTTGCGGGGTATCAGCACACCATGGCGGCGTACAAGTCTGCGGTAGAACAAAAATATCGCTTTTTTAGCTACGGGGACGCGATGTTTATCACGTACAATCCGCAGGCTTTGAATGAGCGTGTCGGGGAATAA
- the tgt gene encoding tRNA guanosine(34) transglycosylase Tgt — protein MKFELDTTDGRARRGRLVFDRGVVETPAFMPVGTYGTVKGMTPEEVEATGAQIILGNTFHLWLRPGQEIMKLHGDLHDFMQWKGPILTDSGGFQVFSLGDIRKITEQGVHFRNPINGDPIFLDPEKSMEIQYDLGSDIVMIFDECTPYPADWDYAKRSMEMSLRWAKRSRDRFDSLQNKNALFGIIQGSVYEDLRDISVKGLVEIGFDGYAVGGLAVGEPKEDMHRILEHVCPQIPADKPRYLMGVGKPEDLVEGVRRGIDMFDCVMPTRNARNGHLFVTDGVVKIRNAKHKSDTSPLDSECDCYTCRNYSRAYLHHLDRCNEILGARLNTIHNLRYYQRLMAGLRKAIEEGKLESFVTDFYQRQGRTVPPLNVD, from the coding sequence ATGAAATTTGAACTCGATACCACCGATGGTCGCGCACGTCGCGGCCGCCTGGTGTTTGATCGCGGCGTGGTGGAAACCCCCGCGTTTATGCCTGTGGGCACCTACGGCACCGTAAAAGGGATGACGCCGGAAGAAGTGGAAGCCACTGGCGCACAGATTATCCTCGGCAATACCTTCCACCTGTGGCTGCGTCCTGGTCAGGAGATCATGAAGCTGCACGGCGATTTGCATGACTTCATGCAGTGGAAAGGCCCGATCCTGACCGACTCCGGTGGTTTCCAGGTCTTCAGCCTGGGCGACATCCGTAAGATCACCGAGCAGGGTGTACACTTCCGTAATCCGATCAACGGCGATCCGATTTTCCTCGATCCTGAAAAGTCTATGGAGATTCAGTACGATCTCGGCTCTGATATCGTGATGATCTTCGACGAATGTACGCCATACCCGGCCGACTGGGATTACGCGAAACGCTCCATGGAGATGTCGTTGCGCTGGGCGAAGCGTAGCCGTGACCGCTTTGACTCCCTGCAGAACAAAAATGCGCTGTTCGGTATTATCCAGGGCAGTGTTTACGAAGATTTACGCGATATCTCTGTTAAAGGTCTGGTAGAGATAGGTTTTGATGGCTACGCTGTCGGCGGTTTGGCTGTGGGTGAACCGAAGGAAGACATGCATCGCATTCTGGAGCATGTCTGCCCGCAAATCCCGGCAGATAAACCCCGTTACCTGATGGGTGTGGGTAAACCTGAGGACCTGGTTGAAGGTGTGCGCCGCGGCATTGATATGTTCGACTGCGTTATGCCAACCCGCAACGCGCGTAACGGTCATCTGTTTGTGACCGATGGCGTGGTGAAAATCCGTAACGCGAAGCATAAGAGTGACACCAGCCCGCTCGATTCCGAGTGCGATTGCTACACCTGTCGCAATTATTCTCGCGCGTACCTGCATCATCTTGATCGTTGCAATGAGATTTTGGGCGCGCGTCTCAATACCATTCATAATCTTCGTTATTATCAGCGCTTAATGGCTGGTTTACGCAAGGCTATTGAAGAGGGTAAATTAGAGAGCTTCGTGACCGATTTTTACCAACGTCAGGGTCGAACCGTTCCACCTTTGAACGTTGATTAA
- the yajC gene encoding preprotein translocase subunit YajC has product MSFFISDAVAATGAPAQGSPMSLILMLVVFGLIFYFMILRPQQKRTKEHKKLMDSIAKGDEVLTNGGLVGRVTKVAESGYIAIALNDTTEVVIKRDFVAAVLPKGTMKAL; this is encoded by the coding sequence ATGAGCTTTTTTATTTCTGATGCGGTAGCGGCAACAGGTGCTCCGGCGCAGGGCAGCCCGATGTCTCTGATTCTGATGCTGGTTGTGTTCGGTCTGATCTTCTACTTCATGATCCTGCGCCCACAGCAGAAGCGTACCAAAGAGCACAAAAAGCTGATGGACTCCATTGCCAAAGGTGATGAAGTGCTGACCAACGGTGGTCTGGTCGGTCGCGTAACCAAAGTGGCTGAAAGTGGCTACATTGCTATTGCCCTGAACGACACCACTGAAGTGGTTATCAAACGTGACTTCGTAGCTGCCGTTCTGCCGAAAGGCACCATGAAGGCGCTGTAA